The following coding sequences are from one Tissierella sp. window:
- a CDS encoding Gfo/Idh/MocA family oxidoreductase has product MNIGIIGAGVVAERIINASNKHPRANIKGIYDVDLNKLKEVTEKYNLQAVDSYNDLLQDEDIDIIYLAVPPKFHYPIAMDILKTDKHFICEKPLANSTDEAREMYSVAKDKAIVHGMNFPTIYINAYKKMEELLSEGFIGDLVRVEFQGYFTHWPRLWQQNHWISSREQGGFVREVVTHYIQMIQRLFGDIEDVSSFIEYPEDPTISETSIIARGTVKGVPVLINGVTDIGMEEELSFKIFGTKGSIFLKNWRELWISKKGEALEKLDIKEENHLVGLLDNIFKAIDGEDAKIVDFEEGYKTHMIIEKLLGRE; this is encoded by the coding sequence ATGAATATAGGAATAATTGGAGCAGGTGTAGTTGCAGAGAGAATCATAAATGCTAGCAACAAGCATCCAAGAGCAAATATTAAGGGAATATATGATGTGGATCTCAACAAATTAAAAGAAGTAACAGAGAAATATAATTTGCAAGCCGTAGATTCCTATAATGATTTGCTACAGGATGAAGATATAGATATTATTTATTTGGCAGTTCCACCAAAATTTCATTATCCTATAGCTATGGATATACTAAAGACAGACAAACATTTTATATGTGAGAAACCTTTGGCAAATTCAACAGATGAGGCTAGGGAAATGTACAGTGTAGCAAAGGATAAAGCTATAGTCCATGGAATGAACTTTCCTACTATATATATAAATGCCTATAAAAAAATGGAGGAGCTTTTATCAGAAGGCTTTATTGGTGATTTAGTTAGAGTTGAGTTCCAAGGCTACTTCACCCATTGGCCTAGACTATGGCAACAAAACCATTGGATTTCATCAAGGGAGCAAGGTGGTTTTGTAAGGGAAGTAGTTACTCACTATATTCAAATGATTCAAAGATTATTTGGAGATATAGAAGATGTTAGCAGCTTTATTGAATATCCAGAGGACCCCACAATCTCAGAAACAAGCATTATCGCAAGAGGTACAGTGAAAGGGGTTCCAGTCTTAATCAATGGAGTAACTGATATAGGTATGGAAGAAGAATTGTCTTTTAAAATATTTGGTACAAAGGGGTCAATATTCTTAAAAAACTGGAGAGAACTATGGATATCTAAAAAGGGAGAAGCATTAGAAAAGTTAGATATAAAAGAGGAAAATCATTTAGTAGGTTTGCTAGACAATATATTTAAAGCAATAGATGGAGAAGATGCAAAAATTGTTGACTTCGAAGAAGGATACAAAACACATATGATTATAGAAAAGTTATTAGGTAGAGAATAG
- a CDS encoding class I SAM-dependent RNA methyltransferase → MKNIELIATATFGLESVVKRELMDLGYKDLKVENGKVTFTGTEKDIPKTNLWLRTADRVLVRLGEFKALSFDELFEKTKALPWEEWIGENGNFVVEGKSIDSKLFSISDCQRIVEKAVVEKLKTKYNVEWFEKTGAKYTIEVALLKDIATLTIDTSGAGLHKRGYRDRQGDAPIKETLAAAMVLLSFWNKDRVLFDPFCGSGTIPIEAAMIGKNIAPGLDRDFAAEEWERVPKELWSEARKEAFKAIDTETKLHILGCDIDKKAILRARDNAANFGLEDDIAFFNKDFREAELNNEYGVLISNPPYGERIGEKEEVAELYKDLGIKFQELDTWSTYIITSDEQFENHYGKKADKKRKLYNGRIKVDYYQYYGPRPPKKEE, encoded by the coding sequence ATGAAAAACATAGAACTTATTGCTACTGCCACATTTGGATTAGAATCAGTAGTTAAAAGAGAATTAATGGATTTAGGATACAAGGATTTAAAAGTAGAAAATGGTAAGGTGACATTTACTGGGACAGAAAAAGATATACCTAAGACCAATTTATGGCTTAGAACTGCAGACAGAGTATTAGTAAGATTAGGTGAGTTTAAGGCTTTAAGTTTTGATGAATTATTTGAAAAGACCAAAGCTCTTCCATGGGAAGAATGGATTGGTGAAAATGGAAACTTTGTAGTAGAAGGAAAGAGTATTGACTCAAAACTATTTAGTATATCAGATTGCCAAAGAATAGTAGAAAAGGCAGTTGTTGAAAAACTAAAGACCAAATATAATGTGGAATGGTTTGAAAAGACTGGAGCAAAATATACTATTGAAGTTGCACTTTTAAAAGATATAGCCACTTTGACCATAGATACTTCAGGTGCAGGACTTCATAAAAGAGGTTACAGAGATAGACAAGGAGATGCTCCTATAAAGGAAACTTTAGCAGCAGCAATGGTATTGTTGAGTTTCTGGAATAAGGATAGAGTTCTATTTGATCCATTCTGTGGTTCTGGCACCATTCCTATTGAAGCTGCTATGATTGGAAAGAACATAGCCCCAGGACTGGATAGGGATTTTGCAGCAGAGGAGTGGGAAAGAGTACCCAAGGAGTTATGGTCAGAGGCTAGAAAAGAGGCTTTTAAAGCCATTGATACTGAAACTAAATTACACATATTGGGCTGTGATATAGATAAAAAAGCAATTCTTAGAGCAAGAGACAATGCAGCTAACTTTGGATTGGAAGATGATATTGCATTTTTCAACAAAGATTTTAGGGAAGCTGAATTGAATAATGAATATGGAGTTCTTATATCTAATCCACCTTATGGTGAAAGGATTGGAGAAAAGGAAGAAGTAGCTGAGCTTTATAAGGACTTGGGTATTAAGTTTCAAGAACTAGATACTTGGTCAACTTATATTATTACTTCTGATGAACAATTTGAAAATCATTATGGAAAAAAGGCAGATAAGAAAAGAAAACTTTACAACGGCAGAATCAAGGTAGATTATTATCAATACTATGGACCTAGACCACCAAAGAAGGAGGAGTAA
- a CDS encoding NADP-dependent malic enzyme, producing the protein MDLNKESLALHKNNRGKIEIKSKVQIKDYKDLSIAYSPGVAAPCAEIKNNLSLVYEYTNKGNMVAVITDGSAILGLGNIGSQAGLPVMEGKAILFKEFAGIDAIPICLRSQDVEEIISTVKNISPTFGGINLEDISAPRCFEIEERLKKELDIPVFHDDQHGTAVVVLAAIINSLKIVKKEKKKVSIVINGAGAAGISIAKLLMEDGFKDIIVCNRKGILEYNDPSLDKYNKDIAKITNPKKVEGSLKDALTNADIFVGVSTSNVLNGEDIKSMNKDPIILAMANPDPEIIPEDARSYGARIVGTGRSDYPNQVNNVLAFPGIFKGALSVRAKDINEEMKLAAAYAIANAVDEEDLNEENILPNIFDKTVVVKIAKAVSQVARETGMARI; encoded by the coding sequence ATGGATTTAAATAAGGAATCTTTAGCATTACATAAGAATAATAGAGGCAAGATAGAAATCAAAAGCAAAGTTCAAATAAAGGATTATAAAGACTTGAGCATAGCCTATTCTCCAGGAGTAGCAGCACCATGTGCAGAAATAAAAAATAATTTAAGTTTAGTATATGAATACACTAATAAAGGAAATATGGTGGCAGTCATAACAGACGGGTCTGCTATATTGGGATTAGGAAATATAGGTTCTCAAGCAGGGCTACCTGTTATGGAAGGAAAGGCAATACTATTTAAGGAATTTGCTGGTATAGATGCTATTCCTATATGTTTAAGAAGCCAAGATGTAGAAGAGATTATCTCTACAGTGAAAAATATTTCTCCAACTTTCGGTGGAATAAATCTAGAGGATATCTCTGCTCCAAGATGTTTTGAAATAGAGGAAAGACTTAAAAAAGAATTAGATATTCCTGTATTTCATGATGACCAACATGGTACTGCAGTGGTGGTCCTAGCTGCTATAATAAACTCTTTAAAGATAGTAAAGAAAGAGAAGAAAAAGGTCTCTATTGTAATAAATGGAGCCGGGGCTGCAGGAATTAGTATAGCAAAGTTACTTATGGAGGATGGATTTAAAGATATAATTGTATGTAATAGAAAAGGAATATTAGAATATAATGATCCTTCCTTAGATAAGTATAATAAGGATATAGCTAAGATTACTAATCCTAAAAAGGTGGAAGGTAGCTTAAAGGATGCCTTAACTAATGCAGATATTTTCGTTGGAGTATCAACATCAAATGTATTAAATGGAGAAGATATTAAGTCCATGAATAAAGATCCAATAATACTTGCCATGGCAAACCCTGACCCTGAAATAATTCCAGAAGATGCAAGATCATATGGAGCTAGGATAGTAGGCACAGGTAGATCGGATTATCCTAATCAGGTGAATAATGTATTAGCATTTCCTGGTATATTTAAAGGAGCATTAAGTGTACGGGCAAAAGATATTAACGAAGAAATGAAATTAGCAGCAGCCTATGCTATTGCCAATGCTGTTGATGAGGAAGATTTAAATGAAGAAAATATTCTTCCAAATATTTTTGATAAAACAGTAGTAGTTAAAATTGCCAAGGCTGTATCCCAGGTAGCTCGTGAAACAGGCATGGCTAGAATATAG
- a CDS encoding nucleotide pyrophosphohydrolase: protein MTDKTTNIQQVKDKIAKFVAERKWNQFHNPKNLSMSIAIEASELMEIFQWMTEEEAWNINNSTESIHLKEELSDVIIYCLSLANQLDIDVSAAIEDKIGKNAIKYPVNN, encoded by the coding sequence ATGACCGACAAAACAACAAATATCCAACAAGTAAAAGATAAAATTGCTAAATTTGTTGCAGAGAGAAAGTGGAATCAATTCCACAATCCAAAGAACCTTTCCATGAGTATAGCTATAGAAGCTAGTGAATTAATGGAAATATTTCAGTGGATGACAGAAGAAGAGGCATGGAATATAAATAACTCCACTGAAAGTATCCATCTCAAAGAAGAACTTTCAGATGTGATTATATATTGCTTATCCTTGGCTAATCAACTAGACATTGATGTAAGTGCAGCTATAGAGGATAAAATAGGCAAGAATGCGATAAAATATCCAGTAAATAACTAA
- a CDS encoding xanthine phosphoribosyltransferase — MELLKQRIIKDGSFKEGNIIKVDSFLNHQIDVELLNEIGKEFKSRFQSEKIDKILTIEASGIAIAVIAALHFNVPVVFAKKTESKNLDNDTYESSVYSYTKDKTYTIKVSKRYLNEGENVLIVDDFLANGKAAEGLIDIVNKAKCRVAGVGIVIEKGFQNGGDNIRKQGVKLESLAIVQSIENGNIIFK; from the coding sequence ATGGAATTATTAAAACAAAGAATAATTAAAGATGGATCCTTTAAAGAAGGAAATATTATAAAAGTAGACAGTTTTTTAAATCATCAGATAGATGTGGAATTATTAAATGAGATAGGAAAAGAATTTAAGTCTAGATTTCAATCTGAGAAAATAGACAAGATACTTACCATAGAAGCATCTGGTATTGCAATAGCAGTTATCGCGGCCCTGCATTTTAATGTGCCAGTAGTATTCGCTAAGAAAACAGAGTCAAAGAACTTAGATAATGATACTTATGAGAGCTCTGTATATTCTTATACCAAGGACAAGACCTATACCATCAAAGTATCCAAAAGATATTTAAATGAAGGAGAAAATGTATTAATAGTAGATGATTTTCTTGCCAATGGAAAAGCTGCAGAGGGCTTAATAGATATAGTAAACAAGGCAAAGTGCAGAGTTGCAGGAGTAGGTATTGTAATAGAAAAGGGCTTCCAAAATGGTGGAGACAATATAAGAAAACAAGGTGTCAAACTAGAGTCTTTAGCTATTGTTCAATCAATAGAAAATGGAAATATAATATTTAAATAA
- a CDS encoding metallopeptidase TldD-related protein produces MLEKIKGILSNIDGIHGWKINEKIVESKELFFIKKELDMNRAKNVHHINLTVYKDFEEDGKKYRGSSTTAIHPTMNEEEIIIVIRDAIYAAGFVKNKYYPLVEPVVEEQEIIENRFKKDSMSNWIPKLTEEIFRADRYENGGINSAELFLDKVNVRILNSQGVNVAYETYRGELEFITNWKEKGEEVELYEDILFSDFDEKLIVNSVDEMLKISKDKAIAKPTPVLKDIPVILSGMAVKEFFNYYYDKAAAASIYEETSTAKLNENIQGDGVKGDKVNIILDPNLDNSTASLPYDEEGLRLSKVSLYEDGILKRYWGNTRFSHYLDIEATGNIRNIIVEGGSRTLEEIREGAYIELKVFSDFQMDTLTGDFAGEIRLGWYNDGEKKVAVTGGSISGNINEVHKEMFLSKELQKINNFSGPRAVKLLNVNIAGVE; encoded by the coding sequence ATGCTAGAGAAAATAAAAGGGATATTATCAAATATAGATGGAATACATGGCTGGAAGATAAACGAGAAAATAGTAGAATCAAAGGAATTATTCTTTATAAAAAAAGAACTTGATATGAATAGAGCTAAAAATGTACACCACATAAATCTTACTGTCTATAAAGATTTTGAGGAAGATGGCAAGAAGTATAGGGGTTCATCTACTACTGCAATTCATCCTACTATGAATGAAGAAGAAATAATAATAGTAATAAGGGACGCTATTTATGCTGCAGGATTTGTAAAAAATAAGTACTATCCATTAGTAGAGCCTGTAGTAGAAGAACAAGAAATAATTGAAAATCGTTTTAAGAAGGATTCTATGTCAAATTGGATACCTAAACTCACAGAAGAAATCTTCCGAGCTGATAGATATGAAAATGGGGGGATTAATTCTGCAGAACTTTTCTTAGATAAGGTAAATGTGAGAATACTCAACTCTCAAGGTGTAAATGTAGCTTATGAAACTTACAGAGGGGAGCTTGAATTTATTACAAACTGGAAAGAAAAGGGAGAAGAAGTAGAGCTTTATGAAGATATTCTTTTTTCAGACTTCGATGAAAAATTAATAGTCAATTCCGTAGATGAAATGCTCAAGATATCTAAGGATAAGGCAATTGCTAAACCTACACCTGTGTTGAAGGATATACCAGTGATTTTATCAGGAATGGCAGTAAAAGAATTTTTCAATTACTACTATGATAAAGCTGCAGCAGCTTCTATTTACGAAGAGACATCAACTGCTAAATTAAATGAAAATATACAGGGCGATGGAGTAAAGGGTGACAAAGTAAATATTATCTTAGACCCTAATTTAGACAATTCTACAGCATCCCTACCTTATGATGAAGAAGGTTTGAGACTTTCCAAGGTATCCTTATATGAAGACGGCATATTGAAAAGATATTGGGGTAATACAAGATTTTCTCATTATTTAGATATAGAAGCCACAGGCAATATAAGAAATATTATAGTGGAAGGTGGAAGTAGAACCTTAGAAGAAATTAGAGAAGGAGCTTATATAGAGCTTAAAGTATTTTCTGATTTTCAAATGGATACATTAACAGGAGATTTTGCTGGAGAAATTAGATTAGGCTGGTATAATGATGGAGAAAAGAAAGTAGCAGTTACAGGAGGTTCTATTTCAGGAAATATAAATGAAGTTCATAAGGAAATGTTCTTATCTAAAGAGTTACAAAAAATAAATAATTTTAGTGGGCCTAGGGCAGTTAAACTTCTAAATGTAAATATAGCAGGAGTAGAATAA
- the tyrS gene encoding tyrosine--tRNA ligase produces MQNVFNVLQERGYIDQATYEDELKELLGKESVPFYIGFDATADSLTLGHYLQIMVMMHMQQHGHKPIALIGGGTTMIGDPSGKADMRKVMTKEMIDYNASRFGEQLSKFIDFGEGKAIIVNNADWLLELNFVDFMREIGVHFSVNRMLTFDCYKNRMEQGLTFFEFGYMLMQSYDFLHLYRNHKCKLQLGGSDQWSNMLGGYELVRKIEQDKVYSMTFKLLTTAAGTKMGKTEAGTIWLDPVKTPPYELYQYMRNVDDRDVEKFLALLTFLPMDEVRKLGALEGAEINRAKEVLAHEVTRMIHGEEEANKAQLAAKALFSGGMEEGSIPFTEMDKSIFENGIGILDLLKDLDLTKSNGEGRRLVEQGGITIDDVKVETINKQVTLEDFKDGKIMIRKGKKVYHQVKI; encoded by the coding sequence ATGCAAAATGTATTTAATGTGTTGCAGGAAAGAGGCTATATTGATCAGGCAACTTATGAAGATGAACTTAAGGAATTATTAGGAAAAGAATCCGTTCCATTTTATATTGGATTTGATGCAACAGCAGATAGCTTGACTTTAGGTCATTACCTGCAAATTATGGTTATGATGCATATGCAACAACATGGTCATAAACCAATAGCATTAATTGGTGGAGGAACAACTATGATTGGAGACCCATCAGGTAAGGCTGATATGAGAAAAGTAATGACTAAGGAAATGATTGATTACAATGCAAGTAGATTTGGTGAACAATTAAGTAAGTTCATTGACTTTGGTGAAGGTAAGGCAATAATAGTAAACAATGCAGATTGGCTATTGGAATTAAATTTTGTTGATTTCATGAGGGAAATAGGGGTTCATTTCTCAGTCAATAGAATGCTTACCTTCGATTGCTATAAAAATAGAATGGAACAAGGACTAACCTTCTTTGAATTTGGATATATGCTAATGCAATCCTATGATTTCTTACATCTATATAGAAACCATAAATGTAAATTGCAATTAGGTGGATCTGATCAATGGTCAAATATGCTTGGAGGATATGAATTAGTAAGAAAAATAGAGCAAGATAAAGTATACTCTATGACATTTAAACTATTGACTACTGCTGCTGGTACAAAAATGGGTAAAACTGAAGCAGGTACAATTTGGTTAGACCCAGTAAAAACACCACCATATGAACTATACCAATACATGAGAAATGTAGACGATAGGGATGTAGAGAAATTCTTAGCTCTTCTTACATTCTTACCAATGGATGAAGTTAGAAAACTAGGAGCATTAGAAGGTGCAGAAATAAATAGAGCAAAGGAAGTATTAGCTCATGAAGTAACAAGAATGATACACGGAGAAGAAGAAGCTAACAAAGCACAACTAGCAGCAAAAGCACTATTCTCTGGTGGTATGGAAGAAGGCTCTATCCCATTTACTGAAATGGATAAATCAATCTTTGAAAATGGAATAGGTATTCTCGACCTATTAAAAGATCTTGACCTTACAAAATCCAATGGTGAAGGAAGAAGACTTGTAGAACAAGGTGGCATAACCATAGATGATGTAAAAGTTGAAACCATAAACAAACAAGTAACCCTAGAAGATTTTAAAGACGGAAAAATAATGATAAGAAAAGGCAAAAAAGTATATCATCAAGTAAAAATCTAA
- a CDS encoding phosphoenolpyruvate hydrolase family protein, with amino-acid sequence MNTMTRTEIMAKFREEVKSGKILLGVGAGTGITAKSSEAGGADMLIIYNSGRYRMAGRGSLAGLLPYGDANQIVIDMGSEVLPVVKHTPVLAGVCGTDPFRVMDVYLKQLKEQGFNGVQNFPTVGLIDGVFRQNLEETGMGYDLEVEMIKKAHDLDMLTTPYVFDPEQAKAMAEAGADILVAHMGLTTKGTIGAKTALTLDDCIVRIEEIIKAGKAVNPDIMVICHGGPIAYPEDAKYVIERTEGIDGFFGASSIERFAAEKGIREQAAAFKTITK; translated from the coding sequence ATGAACACAATGACAAGAACAGAGATAATGGCAAAGTTTAGAGAAGAAGTAAAGAGTGGAAAGATATTATTAGGTGTAGGGGCTGGTACTGGTATTACAGCAAAAAGTAGTGAGGCTGGTGGAGCTGATATGCTCATTATTTATAATTCAGGTAGATATAGAATGGCAGGTCGTGGTTCATTAGCAGGATTATTACCATATGGAGATGCAAATCAAATTGTTATAGATATGGGTTCAGAGGTATTGCCAGTGGTGAAACATACTCCAGTATTAGCAGGAGTATGTGGCACAGACCCATTTAGAGTTATGGATGTATATTTAAAACAATTAAAGGAACAAGGCTTTAATGGAGTTCAAAACTTTCCAACTGTAGGTTTAATTGATGGGGTATTTAGACAAAATCTAGAGGAAACAGGAATGGGTTATGATCTAGAAGTAGAAATGATTAAAAAGGCTCATGATTTAGATATGTTAACGACACCTTATGTATTCGATCCAGAGCAGGCTAAAGCAATGGCAGAAGCAGGCGCCGATATCTTAGTGGCACATATGGGATTAACAACAAAGGGTACAATTGGAGCAAAGACTGCCCTTACATTGGATGATTGTATAGTTAGAATAGAGGAAATAATCAAGGCTGGCAAAGCTGTTAATCCAGATATTATGGTTATTTGCCATGGTGGACCTATTGCATATCCAGAGGATGCCAAATATGTAATAGAAAGAACAGAAGGAATAGATGGATTCTTCGGGGCATCAAGTATTGAAAGATTTGCAGCTGAAAAAGGGATAAGAGAGCAGGCAGCAGCATTTAAGACTATAACCAAATAA
- a CDS encoding TldD/PmbA family protein: MQVSMSKYLTNQKNTLRKLVEILSKEFKYVSVLGTDVRGKSYSVYKTGASINDSSGGERGFVVRLHNGYNYSEYSFNKLSLEGLDSLCKDIKDKINDDINKLKASDIRLSSYPVIEEDKVMDKHFKEVEILPEEVGAEEKIKRMTRIMDEAFTYSDLLVDFYVYYEDCHVSKVFISQNKELEQSYIYSEGTLTAIVRRDDNTKYYYVGASGLKGVELLDELEEKAKGVVSYAEKLLDAKRIIPGEYDVICSPEISGLIAHEAFGHGVEMDMFVKNRAKAAEYIGKEIASGLVSMHDGAAAVENISSFLFDDEGILGTDTLVIDKGILETGISDLLSALRLGTKPTGNGKRQSFERKAYARMTNTFFEGGNDKLEDMIASIKKGYILETVLSGMEDPKNWGIQCMILVAKEIKDGELTGNIMSPVIMTGYVPDLLKSISMLSEDVKIHAGGECGKGYKEWVKVSDGGPYIKAKVRLG, encoded by the coding sequence ATGCAGGTATCAATGTCAAAGTACCTAACAAATCAAAAAAACACACTAAGAAAATTAGTAGAAATTCTTTCAAAAGAATTTAAGTATGTATCAGTTTTAGGAACTGATGTAAGAGGCAAGAGTTACTCAGTTTATAAGACAGGAGCAAGTATAAACGATTCATCAGGCGGTGAGAGGGGTTTCGTAGTTAGGCTTCATAATGGATATAACTATTCTGAGTATTCCTTTAATAAGTTATCACTTGAAGGTTTGGATTCCTTATGTAAAGACATAAAGGATAAGATAAATGATGATATTAACAAACTGAAGGCTTCAGATATAAGGCTAAGTAGCTATCCAGTCATAGAAGAGGATAAGGTTATGGACAAGCATTTTAAAGAGGTAGAAATACTTCCTGAAGAAGTAGGGGCAGAGGAAAAAATTAAGAGAATGACTAGAATTATGGATGAGGCCTTTACATATTCAGATTTATTAGTGGATTTTTATGTATACTATGAGGATTGTCATGTATCGAAAGTGTTTATATCTCAAAATAAAGAGCTAGAGCAATCATATATATACAGTGAAGGTACTCTTACAGCTATAGTGAGAAGGGATGATAATACAAAATATTATTATGTGGGGGCGTCAGGTCTAAAAGGTGTTGAGCTTCTTGATGAGCTCGAAGAAAAGGCAAAGGGAGTAGTTTCCTATGCAGAAAAACTTTTAGATGCCAAAAGAATTATCCCAGGAGAATATGATGTTATTTGTTCACCAGAAATATCAGGGTTAATTGCTCACGAAGCCTTTGGTCATGGTGTTGAAATGGATATGTTTGTTAAAAATCGTGCAAAGGCTGCAGAGTATATTGGTAAAGAAATAGCTTCAGGTCTAGTAAGTATGCATGATGGGGCAGCCGCTGTAGAAAACATCTCATCCTTTTTGTTTGATGATGAGGGTATACTTGGAACTGATACCTTGGTAATAGACAAAGGGATTCTTGAAACTGGAATATCAGATTTGCTTTCTGCCCTGAGACTTGGAACTAAACCTACTGGCAATGGTAAAAGACAATCCTTTGAGAGAAAGGCCTATGCTAGGATGACTAATACTTTCTTTGAAGGAGGAAATGACAAGCTAGAGGACATGATTGCTTCAATAAAAAAGGGTTATATTTTAGAAACTGTCTTAAGCGGTATGGAAGATCCAAAAAATTGGGGTATACAATGTATGATCCTTGTTGCAAAGGAAATAAAGGATGGAGAGCTTACAGGAAATATCATGTCACCCGTTATTATGACTGGTTATGTACCAGATCTACTAAAATCCATATCTATGTTATCTGAAGATGTTAAAATACATGCTGGTGGAGAATGTGGAAAGGGTTACAAGGAATGGGTCAAGGTATCTGATGGTGGTCCATACATCAAGGCAAAAGTGAGGTTGGGATAA
- a CDS encoding metal-dependent hydrolase, with amino-acid sequence MTGKTHMAIGIVAALTVSVGQPIENQLVLVAASVIGSLIPDLDHPKAKLNQKLLFIKNEIYRVLFYLSLAIGFIYLYFLTENNIFGLLGIVTLFIGLSSHRGFTHSIIGFLTVSYMVKLMTAKYNLSLVYSGFIIGYVLHLLADFFTIKGVRLFFPLKTNISSPIIIKPNSEFEDILFVLLTIYSIFLLYNFIKI; translated from the coding sequence ATGACGGGAAAAACACATATGGCTATAGGAATCGTAGCAGCATTAACTGTTTCTGTAGGGCAACCCATAGAAAATCAACTAGTATTGGTAGCAGCTTCTGTCATTGGCTCTTTAATACCAGATTTAGATCATCCCAAAGCTAAGTTAAATCAAAAACTATTGTTTATTAAAAATGAAATATATAGGGTATTGTTTTATTTATCTTTAGCTATAGGATTCATCTACTTATATTTTCTGACAGAAAATAATATATTTGGTCTTTTAGGCATAGTGACCCTATTTATTGGACTATCAAGCCACAGAGGTTTTACCCATAGCATAATAGGTTTTCTGACAGTTTCATATATGGTCAAATTAATGACAGCAAAATATAATTTATCTCTTGTATATTCTGGATTTATTATAGGGTATGTCTTACATCTACTAGCTGACTTTTTTACAATAAAAGGTGTAAGGTTGTTTTTTCCTCTAAAAACAAACATTTCATCTCCAATAATAATTAAGCCTAATAGTGAATTTGAAGATATACTTTTCGTATTGTTAACCATATATTCAATATTTCTGCTATATAATTTTATAAAAATATAA
- a CDS encoding YdbC family protein: protein MAEIKYEITENLGVLSESAKGWTKEINLVSWNNYPAKYDIREWDPEHIKMGKGVTLNAEEIKQLRDILNGLEL from the coding sequence ATGGCAGAAATAAAATATGAAATAACAGAAAACTTAGGTGTATTATCAGAATCAGCGAAGGGTTGGACTAAGGAGATAAATCTTGTATCTTGGAATAATTACCCTGCAAAATATGATATAAGAGAATGGGATCCAGAGCACATTAAAATGGGCAAGGGTGTTACATTAAATGCCGAGGAGATAAAGCAGTTAAGAGATATATTGAATGGATTAGAATTATAA
- a CDS encoding class II SORL domain-containing protein: protein MKSIANLYQSGDWKGEKHVPVIHAPESVKKGDLVDVKVLVGEEIPHPNTFEHYISWVKVYFQPEGHKFPIEIANVNFTAHGESGLLTPPAASVSFKAENPGTIYATSYCNIHGLWENSVELKVE, encoded by the coding sequence ATGAAAAGTATAGCTAACTTATATCAAAGTGGAGATTGGAAAGGCGAAAAACATGTTCCTGTAATTCATGCTCCTGAATCAGTAAAAAAAGGTGACCTTGTAGATGTAAAAGTTCTTGTTGGAGAAGAAATACCACATCCGAATACATTTGAACATTACATATCATGGGTAAAAGTGTATTTCCAACCAGAAGGACACAAATTCCCAATAGAGATTGCTAATGTTAATTTCACAGCTCATGGAGAAAGTGGACTTCTAACTCCACCAGCTGCATCAGTTAGCTTCAAAGCTGAAAATCCAGGAACAATATATGCAACATCATATTGTAATATCCATGGACTATGGGAAAATAGCGTAGAGCTTAAAGTAGAATAA
- a CDS encoding type II toxin-antitoxin system RelE/ParE family toxin, which yields MIETIYSKDSKKSLESYDKKTGLRIIKAIEDIPLGDIKRLEGNNVPILFRLRVGKYRIIYSYLDKDCIKVIKIDTRGDIYK from the coding sequence ATGATTGAGACTATCTATTCAAAAGACTCGAAAAAATCACTAGAGTCATATGATAAAAAGACAGGTTTAAGAATAATTAAAGCAATAGAAGATATCCCCTTAGGTGACATAAAGAGATTGGAAGGAAATAATGTACCTATATTGTTTAGACTTAGAGTTGGGAAGTATAGGATAATTTATAGCTATTTGGATAAGGACTGCATAAAGGTAATAAAGATAGATACTAGAGGAGACATATATAAGTAA